A genomic segment from Armatimonadia bacterium encodes:
- a CDS encoding metallophosphoesterase: MIVERLELTLAHLPEDFEGLRVAVLSDLHAGALRQGSRHVLQAVELTQSLDPELILLLGDTFDRPAHAAQYLELLRGLSAPLGVWTCLGNHEHGIVWYTRLLRRPWPGSSVAEWRERFGQLGIGVLVNEAVCIEAKGARLWLAGVDDAYSGHDDLAATLQGIGPNECVVGMTHSPDVVDDPLSARLDLLLAGHTHGGQIHWPFLGPLWAPCRRPRERCSGLKQANGTRLYVTRGTGDSFPLRMACPRELTLLLLKGGAAQDTDCGGKDVPCGEGQT; the protein is encoded by the coding sequence ATGATCGTTGAGCGCCTTGAGCTTACACTGGCCCACCTTCCTGAGGACTTTGAGGGCCTGAGAGTGGCAGTGCTGTCGGACTTGCATGCCGGAGCACTCCGCCAGGGCAGCCGACATGTGCTGCAGGCTGTGGAGCTGACGCAGAGCCTGGACCCAGAGCTCATCCTGCTGCTGGGCGACACCTTCGACCGGCCTGCGCACGCCGCCCAGTACCTCGAGTTACTGCGGGGCCTATCGGCACCCCTGGGTGTGTGGACCTGCCTGGGCAACCACGAGCATGGCATCGTGTGGTACACCCGGCTTCTGAGGAGGCCGTGGCCCGGTTCGAGCGTTGCGGAGTGGAGGGAACGCTTCGGGCAACTGGGCATCGGCGTCCTGGTCAATGAGGCCGTGTGTATCGAGGCCAAGGGTGCTCGTCTGTGGCTGGCCGGAGTTGATGATGCCTACAGCGGGCACGATGACCTGGCTGCGACGCTGCAGGGCATAGGGCCGAACGAGTGCGTTGTGGGCATGACCCATTCCCCTGACGTGGTCGATGATCCCCTGTCTGCAAGACTCGACCTGCTGCTTGCCGGCCACACCCACGGAGGGCAGATCCACTGGCCTTTCCTGGGACCCCTGTGGGCGCCCTGTCGTCGGCCAAGGGAGCGTTGCAGCGGCCTCAAACAGGCTAACGGGACACGGTTGTATGTCACTCGCGGGACGGGCGACAGCTTCCCGCTCAGGATGGCCTGCCCCCGTGAGCTAACGCTGCTGCTCCTGAAGGGCGGGGCGGCTCAGGACACCGACTGCGGAGGGAAGGACGTGCCGTGCGGCGAAGGGCAGACCTGA
- a CDS encoding glycyl-radical enzyme activating protein, with protein sequence MPATGIIFDIKKFAVHDGPGIRTTVFLKGCPLRCVWCHNPESQEPQPVLAQFPRNCIGCHKCINNCPQGALSVGATQIIIDRELCVACGRCARECYAEALVLHGRTVSVEEVLADVERDRPFYDNSGGGMTLSGGEPLVQVDFAEALLRGAKERGLHTALDTCGHVPGEYYERVLPHVDLVLYDVKTVDEEMHRRATGQGKELILDNLRRVTSDGAEVMVRVPVVPGVNADPQSMEAIGRFLATLEGPPPVELLRYHRLGEGKYASLGRPCPLEVETPPSDAQMQELCDAVAKHGVACRFDG encoded by the coding sequence TTGCCCGCAACCGGCATTATCTTCGACATCAAGAAGTTCGCGGTCCATGATGGCCCCGGCATCCGCACCACGGTTTTCCTGAAGGGTTGCCCGCTGCGCTGTGTCTGGTGTCACAATCCGGAGTCACAGGAGCCCCAACCCGTCCTGGCCCAGTTCCCGCGCAACTGCATCGGCTGCCACAAGTGCATCAACAACTGCCCACAGGGCGCGCTGAGTGTGGGAGCGACGCAGATCATCATCGACCGCGAGCTTTGTGTGGCCTGCGGTCGGTGCGCGCGTGAGTGCTACGCGGAAGCCCTGGTGCTCCACGGCCGCACCGTGTCGGTGGAAGAGGTACTGGCGGACGTAGAGCGAGACCGACCCTTCTATGATAACTCCGGTGGCGGGATGACGCTGTCTGGCGGAGAGCCCCTGGTGCAGGTGGACTTCGCCGAGGCTCTGCTCCGAGGGGCCAAAGAACGCGGGCTTCACACGGCGCTGGATACCTGCGGGCATGTGCCCGGGGAGTACTACGAGCGGGTTTTGCCCCACGTCGACCTGGTGCTCTACGATGTGAAAACGGTCGACGAGGAGATGCACCGTCGGGCGACCGGGCAGGGGAAGGAGCTCATCCTCGACAACCTGCGACGAGTGACCAGTGACGGTGCCGAAGTGATGGTGCGGGTCCCGGTGGTTCCGGGGGTCAATGCGGATCCGCAAAGCATGGAAGCGATCGGGAGGTTCCTCGCCACTCTGGAGGGGCCGCCACCGGTGGAGTTGCTGCGCTACCACCGGCTGGGTGAGGGGAAGTACGCTTCTCTTGGCCGTCCCTGTCCCTTGGAGGTCGAGACGCCGCCCAGCGATGCGCAGATGCAGGAATTGTGCGACGCGGTCGCGAAACACGGCGTGGCGTGTCGGTTTGACGGCTGA
- a CDS encoding sodium:calcium antiporter — translation MVVELAWFLGSALAVIGAGVVLSRTADCISERTGFGGLAVGSILLAGVTTLPEIVTDVSAVRMGALDLGVGDILGSCLFNLFILALIDLVHDRRHQVGVLRRVVAGHEKAAALSIVLLATAAVFILLRIPTAVFGVGIGTLLLGAIYLFGMRAVLRGEAGRIEEVEPPAETGMSLRAAILGFVLAASVVVLAGPRLAHSAEAIAAASGFGATFFGTTFLAIVTSLPELVASLTALRIGARDLAVGNLFGSNAFNVAVLLIFDAAYREGALLAAVRPSHVLTAAFAVALTAMALRSLRAGHDRRLWWAGPDALAMMAVFTAGLGVLYVLR, via the coding sequence ATGGTTGTTGAGTTAGCCTGGTTCCTGGGCAGCGCGTTGGCGGTGATTGGCGCCGGGGTCGTGCTGTCGAGAACCGCAGACTGTATCTCGGAGCGTACGGGGTTTGGCGGGCTGGCTGTCGGCTCGATCCTGCTGGCGGGAGTGACGACGCTACCGGAGATTGTGACGGATGTGTCGGCAGTCCGGATGGGGGCCCTCGACCTCGGGGTCGGGGACATCCTCGGGAGCTGCCTGTTCAACCTGTTCATCCTTGCCCTGATAGACCTCGTGCACGACCGCCGCCACCAGGTGGGAGTGCTGCGACGTGTCGTCGCCGGTCATGAGAAGGCGGCCGCTCTGAGCATCGTACTGCTGGCGACGGCGGCGGTCTTCATCCTGCTGCGCATCCCCACGGCGGTGTTCGGGGTCGGGATCGGCACGTTGCTTCTCGGCGCGATCTACCTGTTCGGGATGCGGGCCGTCCTTCGGGGAGAGGCCGGGCGGATCGAGGAGGTAGAGCCGCCTGCCGAGACCGGGATGAGCCTGCGGGCGGCAATACTGGGGTTCGTACTGGCGGCCTCGGTGGTCGTGCTGGCCGGTCCGCGGCTGGCTCACTCCGCAGAGGCGATCGCTGCGGCAAGTGGGTTCGGGGCGACCTTCTTCGGCACCACCTTCCTGGCGATAGTCACGTCACTTCCCGAGTTGGTCGCCTCGCTGACGGCACTGCGGATTGGCGCACGGGACCTGGCTGTCGGCAATCTCTTCGGCAGCAACGCCTTCAACGTGGCGGTGCTGCTGATCTTCGATGCCGCCTACAGGGAAGGGGCACTTCTCGCCGCAGTGCGACCAAGCCATGTGCTTACGGCGGCCTTTGCGGTGGCACTGACGGCCATGGCGCTGCGAAGCCTGCGCGCCGGACATGATCGCCGGCTGTGGTGGGCCGGCCCTGATGCCCTGGCGATGATGGCCGTCTTCACAGCCGGCCTGGGAGTTCTGTACGTTCTGCGGTGA
- a CDS encoding ATP-binding protein — protein MELDADILIVDDEPAIRNGCRRVLAACKARLEIAGTGAEAMEKLGAKDFDVAIIDLIMPSFGGMEVLDRLAEADNPVVPIVITAHASIETAVEAIKRGAFDYLPKPFVPLELITRVERALRWRRLRQEADRRLTELDTEKTRLRAIVGSLADGVLISNLQGEVVLCNRAACQALGIDECHGEPRPVDSVVQDEVLRGLLREATGTASGEEEGADGPALTTQLTQGDQVYMARVVPIPGAQGLPLGAATVLRDVTQIMQLERAKSQFMSMVAHELKTPLAAVQGYLQAILVAQTTSPEKVRDIITRSGERVEGMTQLVRDLLDLSRADMLPTRHVEELQLGEVVAEILEHQQHFAEATGVTLRVAIPKELPALHMDREELGRILTNLVSNAIKYNLPGGEVVVSAKAEAAGLHVSVQDTGLGIPPEALPKLGQEFFRVNLPDRRGTVGTGLGLSLVKRTVQSCGGELEVQSELGAGSTFTVHLPRAVNSGPVDAADS, from the coding sequence GTGGAGCTGGACGCGGACATCCTGATTGTCGACGACGAGCCCGCGATTCGCAACGGGTGTCGTCGCGTCCTTGCCGCCTGCAAGGCGCGCCTCGAGATCGCAGGCACCGGTGCCGAAGCGATGGAGAAGCTCGGGGCCAAGGACTTTGACGTGGCGATCATCGACCTGATCATGCCCAGCTTCGGCGGCATGGAAGTGCTGGACAGGCTGGCCGAGGCGGACAACCCGGTCGTCCCAATCGTGATCACTGCGCACGCCAGCATCGAGACGGCAGTGGAGGCGATCAAGCGTGGTGCCTTCGACTACCTGCCCAAGCCCTTCGTGCCGCTGGAGCTCATCACGAGGGTCGAGCGAGCGCTGCGGTGGCGGCGACTGCGTCAGGAGGCAGACCGCAGGCTGACCGAGCTGGACACTGAGAAGACGCGGCTCCGGGCAATCGTGGGAAGCCTCGCCGACGGCGTTCTCATCAGCAACTTGCAGGGCGAGGTGGTCCTGTGTAACCGTGCGGCCTGTCAGGCGCTGGGCATCGATGAGTGTCACGGTGAGCCGCGACCCGTGGACAGTGTGGTGCAAGACGAGGTGCTCCGAGGGCTCCTCCGGGAGGCTACGGGGACCGCTAGCGGTGAGGAGGAAGGCGCCGACGGGCCTGCCCTGACGACGCAGCTCACCCAGGGCGATCAGGTCTATATGGCGCGAGTGGTGCCGATTCCGGGAGCCCAGGGACTGCCGCTCGGTGCGGCAACGGTGCTGCGGGATGTTACGCAGATCATGCAACTGGAGCGGGCGAAGTCGCAGTTCATGTCGATGGTGGCTCATGAGCTCAAGACCCCGCTCGCGGCAGTCCAGGGATACCTGCAGGCCATCCTGGTAGCCCAGACCACGAGCCCGGAGAAGGTTCGCGACATCATCACGCGATCGGGAGAGCGCGTGGAGGGCATGACGCAGTTGGTGCGCGATCTGCTGGACCTGTCGCGGGCTGACATGCTTCCCACACGGCACGTGGAGGAGCTGCAGTTGGGTGAAGTCGTGGCCGAGATCCTCGAGCACCAGCAACACTTCGCCGAGGCAACCGGGGTTACGCTTCGGGTCGCTATCCCGAAGGAGCTTCCGGCGCTGCACATGGACCGCGAAGAGCTGGGGCGGATCCTGACGAACCTCGTGAGCAACGCGATCAAGTACAACCTGCCCGGCGGCGAGGTGGTGGTTTCGGCGAAGGCGGAGGCAGCCGGGCTGCACGTGTCGGTGCAGGATACCGGTCTGGGAATTCCACCGGAGGCCTTGCCAAAGTTGGGGCAGGAGTTCTTCCGGGTGAACCTCCCGGATCGTCGCGGGACAGTCGGAACCGGGCTCGGGCTATCGCTGGTGAAGCGGACGGTGCAGTCCTGTGGTGGGGAGCTTGAGGTGCAATCGGAGCTCGGCGCCGGCAGCACCTTCACCGTGCACCTGCCTCGTGCGGTGAACTCCGGGCCTGTTGACGCCGCTGACTCGTGA
- the gltA gene encoding NADPH-dependent glutamate synthase: protein MATASPKPSKAPRQPMPEQTPEDRVTNFNEVPLGYSPETAVTEASRCLNCKKPHCVEGCPVNVDIPGFIALVRDGKFAEAARKIKETNVLPAVCGRVCPQEDQCESLCVLGKKGDSVAVGRLERFVADWERERGLAQKPEVAKPTGKRVAIVGSGPAGLTCAAELAKMGHEVTIFEALHEMGGVLVYGIPEFRLPKRILKVEVEALKGLGVRLETSSVIGKLDTVEELMEEEGFDAVFVGTGAGLPMFMNIPGENLLGVYSANEFLTRSNLMRAYDFNNGEGKSDTPIAQGKRVMVTGGGNVAMDAARTALRLGADHVILCYRRSREEMPARKEEIHHAEEEGIDFHYLTLPVEFLGDEKGHLRAAVIQKMELGEPDASGRRRPVPIEGSEYEEPLDVAVIAIGAGANPLISSTTPGLETNRRGYIVTDEQTGATSIPGVYAGGDIVTGSATVILAMGAGRTAAKAIHEYLTRDSA from the coding sequence ATGGCAACTGCATCCCCGAAACCAAGCAAGGCACCGCGTCAGCCGATGCCCGAACAGACGCCGGAAGACCGCGTAACGAACTTCAACGAGGTTCCCCTGGGGTACAGCCCCGAGACGGCGGTAACCGAGGCGAGCCGGTGCCTGAACTGCAAGAAACCCCACTGCGTGGAAGGCTGCCCGGTGAACGTCGATATCCCTGGGTTCATCGCCCTGGTGCGCGACGGCAAGTTCGCTGAGGCTGCCCGCAAGATCAAGGAGACGAACGTGCTCCCGGCCGTCTGTGGCCGCGTCTGCCCGCAGGAGGACCAGTGCGAGTCCCTGTGCGTGCTGGGCAAGAAGGGTGACTCCGTCGCAGTCGGCAGGCTCGAGCGTTTCGTCGCCGACTGGGAGCGCGAGCGCGGACTCGCACAGAAGCCCGAGGTCGCCAAGCCGACCGGCAAGCGTGTCGCCATCGTCGGCTCCGGCCCGGCCGGTCTCACCTGCGCAGCGGAACTGGCGAAGATGGGCCACGAGGTCACGATCTTCGAGGCGCTGCATGAGATGGGTGGCGTGCTGGTCTACGGCATCCCTGAGTTCCGGCTGCCCAAGCGGATACTGAAGGTCGAGGTCGAGGCGCTCAAGGGCCTGGGCGTCCGCCTTGAGACCAGTTCGGTCATCGGCAAGCTGGACACCGTTGAGGAGCTTATGGAGGAAGAGGGCTTCGACGCGGTGTTTGTGGGTACCGGTGCCGGGCTGCCGATGTTCATGAACATCCCGGGCGAGAACCTGCTCGGTGTGTACTCAGCCAACGAGTTCCTGACCCGGTCGAATCTGATGCGGGCCTATGACTTCAACAACGGCGAGGGCAAGTCCGATACGCCCATAGCCCAGGGCAAGCGCGTGATGGTAACCGGTGGCGGGAACGTCGCGATGGATGCAGCCCGAACCGCCCTCCGACTTGGGGCAGACCATGTGATCCTGTGCTACCGTCGCTCGCGGGAGGAGATGCCGGCCCGCAAAGAGGAGATCCACCACGCCGAGGAGGAGGGCATCGACTTCCACTATCTGACGCTGCCGGTTGAGTTCCTCGGCGATGAGAAGGGACACCTGCGGGCGGCAGTGATCCAGAAGATGGAACTCGGCGAACCGGACGCCAGCGGTCGGCGGCGTCCAGTGCCCATCGAGGGCTCTGAGTACGAAGAGCCGCTTGACGTGGCTGTCATCGCCATCGGTGCCGGGGCGAATCCGCTCATCAGCAGCACCACGCCGGGCCTCGAGACCAATCGTCGCGGCTACATCGTGACCGATGAGCAGACCGGCGCGACGAGTATCCCCGGCGTCTATGCCGGCGGCGACATCGTCACCGGCTCGGCAACCGTTATCCTGGCCATGGGCGCAGGACGGACGGCGGCAAAGGCCATCCATGAGTACCTGACCAGAGACAGCGCCTAG
- a CDS encoding Gfo/Idh/MocA family oxidoreductase: MSIRWGVIGAGGIADRRTIPEGIMPAGCAELVAVQDVAADRVKAVAEKYGVADYYTREEDLLSRSDLEAVYIATPTNAHARQVKAAAAAGKHVLCEKPLGMTEEEIAEEIQVCQDAGVKLGVNFMMRFHACHAQLREMVQKGDLGKLVFGRAELTCWYPPIPGAFRQDPVLGGGGSLIDMGNHCIDLLEFIFGRVCEVSCFTGNLVQDYKSEDTALAMLRFESGAVGVVDALFNVPDAAARNALEVYGSKGSVTAVGTIGQDSSGSLTAVLERGDKGYDAAQVRTEGPAQETLTPAVVNMYQAHIEAFCRAIEEDTEAPIGGEEGLWSHRVIAACYEAARTGKTVCLA, from the coding sequence ATGTCGATACGCTGGGGAGTCATCGGAGCCGGAGGGATCGCTGATCGCCGGACGATTCCGGAGGGGATCATGCCCGCGGGATGCGCGGAGTTGGTGGCTGTTCAGGACGTTGCTGCCGACCGCGTGAAGGCGGTTGCAGAGAAGTACGGTGTGGCCGACTACTACACCCGGGAGGAAGACCTCCTCTCTCGCTCCGACCTGGAGGCCGTGTACATCGCCACACCGACGAACGCCCATGCCCGACAGGTGAAGGCTGCGGCGGCCGCCGGCAAGCACGTTCTGTGTGAGAAGCCGCTGGGGATGACCGAAGAGGAGATCGCGGAGGAGATTCAGGTCTGCCAGGACGCGGGTGTGAAGCTCGGAGTGAACTTCATGATGCGCTTCCACGCCTGCCACGCGCAATTGCGGGAGATGGTGCAGAAGGGCGACCTCGGCAAGCTGGTCTTCGGCCGCGCCGAGCTGACCTGCTGGTACCCGCCGATTCCCGGCGCCTTCCGTCAGGATCCGGTCCTCGGCGGCGGCGGCTCGCTCATCGACATGGGCAACCACTGCATCGACCTGCTCGAGTTCATCTTTGGCCGCGTGTGCGAGGTCAGTTGCTTCACGGGGAATCTGGTGCAGGACTACAAGAGCGAAGACACGGCGCTGGCCATGCTGCGCTTCGAGTCCGGCGCCGTCGGCGTTGTGGATGCGCTGTTCAACGTGCCCGATGCGGCCGCCCGGAATGCGCTGGAAGTCTACGGCAGCAAGGGCAGCGTGACGGCTGTCGGGACCATCGGGCAGGACTCCTCGGGCAGCCTCACGGCGGTCCTGGAGCGCGGTGACAAGGGCTATGATGCGGCCCAGGTGCGCACCGAGGGACCCGCGCAGGAGACGCTCACCCCGGCGGTCGTGAACATGTATCAGGCGCATATCGAGGCCTTCTGTCGGGCGATCGAGGAAGACACTGAGGCGCCCATCGGCGGTGAAGAGGGGCTGTGGAGCCACCGGGTGATCGCTGCCTGCTACGAGGCCGCTCGAACAGGGAAGACGGTGTGTCTCGCGTAG
- a CDS encoding CDP-alcohol phosphatidyltransferase family protein → MSNGTEKAVGLLTIPNGLTVARLVLLPAVIWGISREHGWVAFVAMALIIATDLVDGRLARRLGQASEFGKSLDSTIDFTVIYSLFIALWAARHMPTYQFAFIYLAMLTILLAQLTGMGEGVVKTIFGKPTGALQFLYLLFLILCEVLPKTPGLHSAQLVFFGAVALMIVLNTIECVSLVKRATETAVGEPATDPGALETTGEGGGDRPKAQALGEIDDTE, encoded by the coding sequence ATGAGCAACGGGACGGAGAAGGCGGTCGGACTTCTGACGATTCCCAATGGTCTGACGGTCGCGCGGCTGGTGCTGCTTCCCGCGGTCATCTGGGGCATCAGTCGCGAGCACGGCTGGGTTGCCTTCGTTGCAATGGCCCTGATCATCGCAACGGACCTGGTGGATGGAAGACTCGCGAGGCGTCTGGGGCAAGCCAGTGAGTTCGGCAAGTCACTGGACAGCACCATCGACTTCACCGTCATCTACTCCCTGTTCATCGCTCTCTGGGCAGCCCGGCATATGCCCACTTACCAGTTTGCCTTCATCTACCTGGCGATGCTGACGATCCTGCTCGCGCAGCTCACCGGCATGGGTGAGGGCGTGGTCAAGACGATCTTCGGGAAGCCAACCGGGGCCCTCCAGTTCCTGTACCTGCTGTTCCTGATCCTATGCGAAGTGCTGCCGAAGACCCCTGGTCTGCACTCGGCGCAACTCGTCTTCTTCGGCGCTGTGGCGCTGATGATCGTGCTCAACACGATCGAGTGCGTGAGCCTGGTCAAGAGGGCGACGGAGACGGCGGTCGGGGAACCTGCCACAGACCCCGGGGCGTTGGAGACTACCGGCGAGGGTGGCGGTGATAGACCGAAAGCACAGGCCCTGGGAGAGATCGACGACACCGAATGA
- a CDS encoding sulfide/dihydroorotate dehydrogenase-like FAD/NAD-binding protein, whose translation MKNQIVSKEEIAPNTFRYQIKHPKIAKKRKAGQFVILRVHEGGERVPLTIVDSDPEAGTVTLIFQAVGHSTRELAQLEVGDHLMDLAGPLGKPTHIEKFGTVCVLGGGYGTAPVLPIAAALKAAGNDMIGIIGARNKDLLILEKELGAICPRLEVATDDGSYGRHGFVTDVLKSIIDEEKVKVDFVLAVGPTPMMRAVANLTREYGIKTMVSLNPIMVDGTGMCGGCRVEVGGETKFACVDGPEFDAHQVNFDLLMKRQATYKPQEKAAADHACKIGLDKA comes from the coding sequence ATGAAGAATCAGATCGTCTCCAAAGAAGAGATCGCCCCGAATACCTTCCGCTACCAGATCAAGCACCCCAAGATCGCGAAGAAGCGGAAGGCCGGGCAGTTCGTCATTCTGCGTGTGCATGAGGGCGGAGAGCGAGTTCCGCTGACCATCGTGGACTCCGACCCGGAAGCGGGCACGGTGACGCTGATCTTCCAGGCGGTCGGGCACTCCACGCGCGAATTGGCCCAATTGGAAGTTGGCGACCACCTGATGGACCTTGCCGGGCCGCTGGGCAAGCCGACGCACATCGAGAAGTTCGGGACCGTCTGCGTGCTGGGTGGCGGCTACGGGACTGCACCGGTTCTGCCCATCGCCGCGGCACTCAAGGCAGCCGGCAACGACATGATCGGGATTATCGGCGCCCGGAACAAGGACCTGCTCATCCTCGAGAAGGAACTTGGCGCCATCTGCCCGCGCCTCGAAGTGGCCACCGATGACGGCAGCTATGGCCGTCATGGCTTTGTGACCGACGTGCTGAAGAGCATCATCGACGAGGAGAAGGTGAAGGTCGACTTCGTCCTGGCCGTCGGCCCGACGCCGATGATGCGAGCGGTCGCGAACCTGACCCGTGAGTACGGGATCAAGACGATGGTCAGCCTGAACCCGATCATGGTCGACGGCACGGGCATGTGCGGTGGCTGCCGGGTCGAGGTCGGTGGCGAGACCAAGTTCGCCTGCGTTGATGGCCCGGAGTTCGACGCGCACCAGGTCAACTTCGACCTGCTCATGAAGCGGCAGGCCACCTACAAGCCCCAGGAGAAGGCCGCTGCCGACCATGCGTGCAAGATCGGCCTCGACAAGGCCTAA
- a CDS encoding DUF2284 domain-containing protein: protein MDENSDLQALLDQAVEAGATDAAVIDPGSVVTAIWPRLKCQYGCGGYGSNLCCPPYSPTHTQTRELLDGYRRAILIHCKSGGGDLRPIAADLERSAFLAGFYKAFAFGCGPCHLCDKCNMEHCTNPRQSRPAPEASGIDVYATARSNGFPIEVVTDRSCEQNYYTVVLID, encoded by the coding sequence ATGGACGAGAACTCGGACCTGCAGGCGCTCCTCGATCAGGCCGTCGAAGCCGGTGCCACCGATGCAGCAGTGATCGACCCGGGCTCGGTGGTGACGGCGATCTGGCCACGGCTCAAGTGTCAGTACGGTTGCGGCGGGTATGGCAGTAACTTGTGCTGTCCGCCCTACTCCCCCACTCACACCCAGACACGCGAACTGTTGGACGGCTACCGGCGTGCGATCCTGATCCACTGCAAGTCGGGAGGTGGAGACCTGCGTCCGATTGCGGCCGACCTGGAGCGATCGGCCTTTCTGGCCGGCTTCTACAAGGCCTTCGCCTTCGGCTGCGGCCCCTGCCACCTATGCGACAAGTGCAACATGGAGCACTGCACGAATCCTCGTCAGTCACGACCTGCGCCGGAGGCTTCGGGCATTGATGTCTACGCCACCGCAAGGAGCAACGGCTTCCCCATCGAAGTAGTAACGGACCGATCCTGCGAGCAGAACTACTACACCGTCGTGCTGATCGACTGA